Proteins encoded by one window of Mus musculus strain C57BL/6J chromosome 10, GRCm38.p6 C57BL/6J:
- the Sec63 gene encoding translocation protein SEC63 homolog isoform 3 (isoform 3 is encoded by transcript variant 3), which yields MFMRIAKAYAALTDEESRKNWEEFGNPDGPQATSFGIALPAWIVDQKNSILVLLVYGLAFMVILPVVVGSWWYRSIRYSGDQILIRTTQIYTYFVYKTRNMDMKRLIMVLAGASEFDPQYNKDSTSRPTDNILIPQLIREIGSINLKKNEPPLTCPYSLKARVLLLSHLARMKIPETLEEDQQFMLKKCPALLQEMVNVICQLIIMARSREEREFRAPTLASLENCMKLSQMAVQGLQQFKSPLLQLPHIEEDNLRRVSNHKKYKIKTIQDLVSLKESDRHSLLHFLEDEKYEEVMAVLGSFPYVTMDIKSQVLDDEDSNNITVGSLVTVLVKLTRQTMAEVFEKEQSICAAEEQPTEDGQSDANKIKAKGGWQQKNKGPKKMPKSKKKKPLKKKPTTVPLPQAKQQKQKQANGVVGSEAAIKEEEDDISDKGSDSEEEETNRDSQSEKEDGSDRESDREQDEKQSKDDEAEWQELQQSIQRKERALLETKSKITHPVYSLYFPEEKQEWWWLYIADRKEQTLISMPYHVCTLKDTEEVELKFPAPGKPGNYQYTVFLRSDSYMGLDQIKPLKLEVHEAKPVPENHPQWDTAIEGDEDQEDSEGFEDSFEEEEEEEEGGD from the exons ATGTTCATGAGGATAGCAAAAGCATATGCAGC TTTAACAGATGAAGAGTCTCGGAAAAATTGGGAAGAATTTGGAAATCCAGATGGGCCTCAAG ctACAAGCTTTGGAATTGCTTTGCCAGCTTGGATAGTTGACCAGAAAAATTCAATTCTG GTTTTACTTGTGTATGGATTGGCTTTTATGGTTATTCTTCCTGTTGTGGTG GGCTCTTGGTGGTATCGGTCAATACGATATAGTGGAGACCAGATTCTAATACGTACAACACAGATTTATACATACTTTGTTTATAAAACTCGAAATATGGATATGAAAC GTCTCATCATGGTTTTAGCTGGAGCTTCTGAATTTGACCCTCAGTATAATAAAGATTCCACAAGCAGGCCAACAGATAATATTTTAATACCACAG CTAATCAGGGAAATTGGCAGCATAAATTTAAAGAAGAATGAACCTCCACTCACCTGTCCATACAGCCTGAAGGCCAGAGTTCTTTTACTGTCTCATCTTGCTAGAATGAAAATTCCTGAGACACTGGAAGAAG atcaACAGTTCATGCTGAAAAAATGTCCTGCTCTGCTTCAAGAAATGGTTAATGTAATCTGCCAGCTAATAATAATGGCCCGGAGCCGTGAAG AAAGGGAGTTTCGTGCTCCAACTTTGGCATCCTTAGAAAACTGTATGAAGCTTTCCCAGATGGCTGTTCAGGGGCTCCAGCAGTTTAAGTCTCCCCTTCTGCAGCTCCCTCATATTGAAGAGGACAATCTTAGGAGAGTTTCGAATCATAAAAAG tacaAAATTAAAACTATCCAGGATTTGGTTAGTTTAAAAGAATCAGATCGTCATAGTCTGCTACACTTCCTTGAAGATGAAAAGTATGAAGAGGTCATGGCGGTCCTTGGGAGTTTCCCGTATGTGACCATGGACATAAAATCACAGG TCTTGGATGATGAAGATAGCAACAACATCACAGTAGGATCCCTAGTTACAGTGTTGGTTAAGTTGACGAGGCAGACCATGGCT GAAGTGTTTGAAAAGGAGCAGTCCATCTGCGCCGCTGAGGAGCAGCCCACAGAAGACGGG CAGAGTGATGCCAACAAGATCAAGGCAAAAGGAGGATGGCAGCAGAAGAACAAAGGACCCAAGAAAATGCCCAAATCCAAAAAAAAGAagcctttaaaaaagaaacccacaactGTACCCTTACCTCAGGCAAAGCAGCAGAAGCAAAAGCAAGCAAATGGAGTTGTTGGGAGT GAAGCTGCaataaaggaggaagaagacGACATTTCTGACAAGGGCAGTGATTCTGAAGAGGAAGAAACCAATAGAGATTCTCAGAGTGAGAAAGAAGATGGTAGTGACAGGGAGTCTGATAGAGAGCAAGATGAGAAACAAAGCAAAGATGATGAAGCA GAGTGGCAAGAGTTACAACAGAGTatacagaggaaagagagagctCTTCTGGAGACCAAGTCAAAGATAACACACCCTGTCTATAGTCTCTACTTTCCTGAG GAAAAACAAGAGTGGTGGTGGCTTTATATTGCAGATAGGAAAGAACAAACATTAATATCCATGCCATATCATGTGTGCACACTGAAGGATACAGAAGAG GTAGAACTGAAGTTTCCCGCACCCGGCAAGCCTGGAAATTATCAGTATACAGTGTTCCTGAGATCAGACTCCTATATGGGCTTGGATCAGATTAAACCACTGAAG TTGGAAGTTCATGAGGCCAAGCCTGTGCCAGAAAACCACCCACAGTGGGACACAGCGATAGAAGGTGACGAAGACCAGGAAGACAGTGAAGGATTTGAAGACAGctttgaggaagaggaggaggaagaggaaggtggagACTAA
- the Sec63 gene encoding translocation protein SEC63 homolog isoform 4 (isoform 4 is encoded by transcript variant 4) has protein sequence MFMRIAKAYAALTDEESRKNWEEFGNPDGPQATSFGIALPAWIVDQKNSILVLLVYGLAFMVILPVVVGSWWYRSIRYSGDQILIRTTQIYTYFVYKTRNMDMKRLIMVLAGASEFDPQYNKDSTSRPTDNILIPQLIREIGSINLKKNEPPLTCPYSLKARVLLLSHLARMKIPETLEEDQQFMLKKCPALLQEMVNVICQLIIMARSREEREFRAPTLASLENCMKLSQMAVQGLQQFKSPLLQLPHIEEDNLRRVSNHKKYKIKTIQDLVSLKESDRHSLLHFLEDEKYEEVMAVLGSFPYVTMDIKSQVLDDEDSNNITVGSLVTVLVKLTRQTMAEVFEKEQSICAAEEQPTEDGSDANKIKAKGGWQQKNKGPKKMPKSKKKKPLKKKPTTVPLPQAKQQKQKQANGVVGSEAAIKEEEDDISDKGSDSEEEETNRDSQSEKEDGSDRESDREQDEKQSKDDEAEWQELQQSIQRKERALLETKSKITHPVYSLYFPEEKQEWWWLYIADRKEQTLISMPYHVCTLKDTEEVELKFPAPGKPGNYQYTVFLRSDSYMGLDQIKPLKLEVHEAKPVPENHPQWDTAIEGDEDQEDSEGFEDSFEEEEEEEEGGD, from the exons ATGTTCATGAGGATAGCAAAAGCATATGCAGC TTTAACAGATGAAGAGTCTCGGAAAAATTGGGAAGAATTTGGAAATCCAGATGGGCCTCAAG ctACAAGCTTTGGAATTGCTTTGCCAGCTTGGATAGTTGACCAGAAAAATTCAATTCTG GTTTTACTTGTGTATGGATTGGCTTTTATGGTTATTCTTCCTGTTGTGGTG GGCTCTTGGTGGTATCGGTCAATACGATATAGTGGAGACCAGATTCTAATACGTACAACACAGATTTATACATACTTTGTTTATAAAACTCGAAATATGGATATGAAAC GTCTCATCATGGTTTTAGCTGGAGCTTCTGAATTTGACCCTCAGTATAATAAAGATTCCACAAGCAGGCCAACAGATAATATTTTAATACCACAG CTAATCAGGGAAATTGGCAGCATAAATTTAAAGAAGAATGAACCTCCACTCACCTGTCCATACAGCCTGAAGGCCAGAGTTCTTTTACTGTCTCATCTTGCTAGAATGAAAATTCCTGAGACACTGGAAGAAG atcaACAGTTCATGCTGAAAAAATGTCCTGCTCTGCTTCAAGAAATGGTTAATGTAATCTGCCAGCTAATAATAATGGCCCGGAGCCGTGAAG AAAGGGAGTTTCGTGCTCCAACTTTGGCATCCTTAGAAAACTGTATGAAGCTTTCCCAGATGGCTGTTCAGGGGCTCCAGCAGTTTAAGTCTCCCCTTCTGCAGCTCCCTCATATTGAAGAGGACAATCTTAGGAGAGTTTCGAATCATAAAAAG tacaAAATTAAAACTATCCAGGATTTGGTTAGTTTAAAAGAATCAGATCGTCATAGTCTGCTACACTTCCTTGAAGATGAAAAGTATGAAGAGGTCATGGCGGTCCTTGGGAGTTTCCCGTATGTGACCATGGACATAAAATCACAGG TCTTGGATGATGAAGATAGCAACAACATCACAGTAGGATCCCTAGTTACAGTGTTGGTTAAGTTGACGAGGCAGACCATGGCT GAAGTGTTTGAAAAGGAGCAGTCCATCTGCGCCGCTGAGGAGCAGCCCACAGAAGACGGG AGTGATGCCAACAAGATCAAGGCAAAAGGAGGATGGCAGCAGAAGAACAAAGGACCCAAGAAAATGCCCAAATCCAAAAAAAAGAagcctttaaaaaagaaacccacaactGTACCCTTACCTCAGGCAAAGCAGCAGAAGCAAAAGCAAGCAAATGGAGTTGTTGGGAGT GAAGCTGCaataaaggaggaagaagacGACATTTCTGACAAGGGCAGTGATTCTGAAGAGGAAGAAACCAATAGAGATTCTCAGAGTGAGAAAGAAGATGGTAGTGACAGGGAGTCTGATAGAGAGCAAGATGAGAAACAAAGCAAAGATGATGAAGCA GAGTGGCAAGAGTTACAACAGAGTatacagaggaaagagagagctCTTCTGGAGACCAAGTCAAAGATAACACACCCTGTCTATAGTCTCTACTTTCCTGAG GAAAAACAAGAGTGGTGGTGGCTTTATATTGCAGATAGGAAAGAACAAACATTAATATCCATGCCATATCATGTGTGCACACTGAAGGATACAGAAGAG GTAGAACTGAAGTTTCCCGCACCCGGCAAGCCTGGAAATTATCAGTATACAGTGTTCCTGAGATCAGACTCCTATATGGGCTTGGATCAGATTAAACCACTGAAG TTGGAAGTTCATGAGGCCAAGCCTGTGCCAGAAAACCACCCACAGTGGGACACAGCGATAGAAGGTGACGAAGACCAGGAAGACAGTGAAGGATTTGAAGACAGctttgaggaagaggaggaggaagaggaaggtggagACTAA
- the Sec63 gene encoding translocation protein SEC63 homolog isoform 5 (isoform 5 is encoded by transcript variant 5), with protein MKLSQMAVQGLQQFKSPLLQLPHIEEDNLRRVSNHKKYKIKTIQDLVSLKESDRHSLLHFLEDEKYEEVMAVLGSFPYVTMDIKSQVLDDEDSNNITVGSLVTVLVKLTRQTMAEVFEKEQSICAAEEQPTEDGQSDANKIKAKGGWQQKNKGPKKMPKSKKKKPLKKKPTTVPLPQAKQQKQKQANGVVGSEAAIKEEEDDISDKGSDSEEEETNRDSQSEKEDGSDRESDREQDEKQSKDDEAEWQELQQSIQRKERALLETKSKITHPVYSLYFPEEKQEWWWLYIADRKEQTLISMPYHVCTLKDTEEVELKFPAPGKPGNYQYTVFLRSDSYMGLDQIKPLKLEVHEAKPVPENHPQWDTAIEGDEDQEDSEGFEDSFEEEEEEEEGGD; from the exons ATGAAGCTTTCCCAGATGGCTGTTCAGGGGCTCCAGCAGTTTAAGTCTCCCCTTCTGCAGCTCCCTCATATTGAAGAGGACAATCTTAGGAGAGTTTCGAATCATAAAAAG tacaAAATTAAAACTATCCAGGATTTGGTTAGTTTAAAAGAATCAGATCGTCATAGTCTGCTACACTTCCTTGAAGATGAAAAGTATGAAGAGGTCATGGCGGTCCTTGGGAGTTTCCCGTATGTGACCATGGACATAAAATCACAGG TCTTGGATGATGAAGATAGCAACAACATCACAGTAGGATCCCTAGTTACAGTGTTGGTTAAGTTGACGAGGCAGACCATGGCT GAAGTGTTTGAAAAGGAGCAGTCCATCTGCGCCGCTGAGGAGCAGCCCACAGAAGACGGG CAGAGTGATGCCAACAAGATCAAGGCAAAAGGAGGATGGCAGCAGAAGAACAAAGGACCCAAGAAAATGCCCAAATCCAAAAAAAAGAagcctttaaaaaagaaacccacaactGTACCCTTACCTCAGGCAAAGCAGCAGAAGCAAAAGCAAGCAAATGGAGTTGTTGGGAGT GAAGCTGCaataaaggaggaagaagacGACATTTCTGACAAGGGCAGTGATTCTGAAGAGGAAGAAACCAATAGAGATTCTCAGAGTGAGAAAGAAGATGGTAGTGACAGGGAGTCTGATAGAGAGCAAGATGAGAAACAAAGCAAAGATGATGAAGCA GAGTGGCAAGAGTTACAACAGAGTatacagaggaaagagagagctCTTCTGGAGACCAAGTCAAAGATAACACACCCTGTCTATAGTCTCTACTTTCCTGAG GAAAAACAAGAGTGGTGGTGGCTTTATATTGCAGATAGGAAAGAACAAACATTAATATCCATGCCATATCATGTGTGCACACTGAAGGATACAGAAGAG GTAGAACTGAAGTTTCCCGCACCCGGCAAGCCTGGAAATTATCAGTATACAGTGTTCCTGAGATCAGACTCCTATATGGGCTTGGATCAGATTAAACCACTGAAG TTGGAAGTTCATGAGGCCAAGCCTGTGCCAGAAAACCACCCACAGTGGGACACAGCGATAGAAGGTGACGAAGACCAGGAAGACAGTGAAGGATTTGAAGACAGctttgaggaagaggaggaggaagaggaaggtggagACTAA